The Salicibibacter halophilus DNA window AACACCGATTTAGTGGAACATGCGAACGCGGCGGCATTTCAATCGGGGGCGAATGCCAGGAACGGCCTTGTTCTTTCCGGGGATTCGTTTATGAGTGACGAGCAGAGGATTGCTGATCTTCGCGTTGAGTTTCCGGAGGCAAAATGCTCGGAAATGGAAGCCGGTGCCATTGCGCAAGTGTGCTATCGTTTTCAAACTTCTTTTGTCATTATAAGGGCGTTAAGTGACATTGTCGGAAAAGATGCCTTAGCATCCTATGAAAGGTTTTTGGAGAAGGCAGCCAACCAATCAGCGCAAGTCGTTAGAGCCTTTTTAGATGCAACAAGTGCACATAGATGAAAGAATTACCTTCTCTGAAAGGCCGCTCTTCATGATAGAATGGCTGTAAAAAGGGAGGGGGTTGCTTTTATGGAACCATCGAAACAAGATGAACGTCTAGTCATGAAAATAAATGATTATCGATCTTTTTCCAATATCTTTTTGCTGATCGCTGCTTTTATGTCCATCGGCTGGTTTATTCCTGAGCAGGCGAAGCAGATGGGCACCATTTTTGGCCTTTCCTTATGGTTCGGCTTGATTGGCGCCTCTGTTTTCTGTTTATTGCTCAGCCTTAAATGGACCCGTGAATGGGAAAACTCATGACTCTACGACCCGAAGAAAATGCTGAAGGATGCGGGCGGTAAGCCCCCAAATGTGTTTTCCTTCATATTCATAGAAAACTTCGGGAAAGACCGTGCGTCGGAATTGATAATTTTTGCCGCCGGCGATTTTTTCATATGGGAAATCCTCCGGTATATCCGCAGTTGAAGATAGATGATACGTCTCCGGTTTTTGAGTCATCAAAACATGAAGCGGCACAGTGAATAATTCTTCCACTTCTTCATTAGGGGAGAACGACGTTTCACTGATCGAAAAAACATGGGGATAAATAACGACGCCGTATGGGGTCATCCATTTATCCAATGGGGCTATGTGAGCGGCATTGAAGCGTTTGATCCCGGTTTCCTCACATAGTTCCCGTGCGGCCGTCTCGGCTGAAGTTAAATCGTCTGCTTCCATTTTACCTCCTGGAAAACTAATGTCTCCGGGCTGCTGTTTTAACTGGTAGCTTCTGATTTGAAAAAGAATAGACGGCTGCCCTTTTTCATGTACAATTGGAACGGCAACGGCAGCATGCTGCGCTTCACGTTCACCGATGATGCCCGGCTCCCTGTATTTCAGGCGTGAAAATACTTTGTTGATGTCTCTGGTCATTTTGACAGGCACCCCTTTGCATAGTAGTTTCATTATTTTTAGTTTAGCATGACTTATGTTTGAAATCCGTCGATTCGTGGAATTGTAAGAAATCAGAGGTGATGGACAATGAAACGTAGTCACAAAGAAACGGACCGCTTACGTGTAAAGGGAGAAGCAAAAGCCAAGTTTCAGCCACGCGATAACGACCTAACCGAGGACATGCATCATGACCCGGTGCCGGACGAAGAGGTACAGAATAACGAACGAGATGAAAAAAAGAAGCGACGATCAAAAAATGAATCGATATCCGAATAAGAAAGGGCGTTGTGTGATTAGAGGTTCATCGCACAACGCTTTTTTTGCAGGTAAGAAAGTATAAAACTTTTTCCTGCATAAGTGCAACTAAGGCTTTCGGAGCGACCGAGCATAGGTCGTGTCATTTAACAGGTGGAACCCCTGTTTGATAAGGCTCTAACCAAGCCATCAATAGCGAGTCTTGGACTCAACGGAGTAATCCATTGGGTTAAGCGTAGACAGTTAGGTCGTAGGCCTGAAAGTGATTGAGCCTCGTAAATAGTTAAAACGGGGAGGTTGACGGTGTCGAAAGACCGGAAAACGACACTCCGTATGTCATTATCGGTGAGATATACGGAGCTCCCTCGGGGTCGGAGAGCCAGGCATGCGATACAATGATGACACGAGAACTCGGGAGATCCTGTTTGTTCTTTCTTCAGTCGAAGGGAGTATGGTTGACCAAGCGATACAAAGCGAGGAAACCAGACGACAGCAGGAAGTCGGATGACCGCGTAGTACCGATGACGTCGGGTAACGCCGAAAGAGGGAAGGCAAGTGTCACGCCGACATCACCTTAACAAGGGACACATTCCCTACACACGGAGGTAGGAACACGGAATGGAAACAAAACTTGCTAGGATAGCAGAATTAGCTAAGCACAACCCAGCTATGACATTCACATCTCTTGCGCACCTGCTGAATCCTGAATACCTTATGCAATGCCATCACCAACTCCCTAACCGTAAGGCAGCTGGTGTAAAGGGAACAACCAAGATAACGTACGAGCAAAATCTTGAGGAAAATATCGAAGACTTAGTGTCTAGAATGAAACAGAAGAGCTATCGGCCCAGCCCAGATAAGCGGGTCTATATTCCAAAGGATGAAAAGGGAAAGAAGAGACCCCTGGGGATTCCTGAACACGAAGATAAAATTGTTCAGAAAGGGATGGCGCCCATTTTGAACGCCATCTATGAGAATGATTTTCTGGATTGTTCATTTGGATTTCGTCCCCAGCGTAATTGTCATGATGCATTGAAGGTATTAAATGGGTATATAGAGAGAAGATATGTGAATTACATCGTGGATGTGGATATCAAAGGTTTCTTTGATCATGTTGACCACAAGTGGATGATGGCATTTCTGAAAGAACGTATTGGAGACCCGAGCTTTCTCCGAATCATTGCCCGTTTCCTCAAGGGCGGATACATGGAGCAAGCGAAACATTATAAGACGGAGAGCGGAACGCCGCAGGGAAACCTGATATCGCCGATACTAGCGAATGTGTATCTGCACTATGTTTTGGACCTGTGGTTTGAACAGCATGTGAAGAAAAGAATCAAAGGGCAGGCATATCTTGTGCGATACGCAGATGACTTTGTCTGCTGCTTTCAGTATCATGAAGATGCGCATGCATTCTACGATGCACTCAAGTTGAGGTTGAACAAATTTAACCTGGAAGTGGCGGAAGATAAAACGCAAATTATTCCGTTTGGGAGGTTCGCTGCGGAGAATCATAAAAAGGCGGGGAAAGGGAACCCGCCAACGTTTGATTTTCTTGGTTTCACCCATTATTGCGGCAAAAGCAAGAAAGGCAAATTTCGTGTGAAACGCAAAACAAGCAAGAAGAAAATAGCCTCCAAGCTCAAACAAACGAACCAATGGCTGAAAGCTCACCGTCATCTGGCTATGAAGGACATTGTCCGTAGACTAAGCCGTTCTCTGAATGGTTATTACAACTACTACTGTATCACAGACAACGTAACCGCAGTGGTGAGGTTCCGGGATGCGGTCATCCAACAATTTTTCAAATGGATGAACCGGAGAAGCCAACGAAAGTCGTTCGGTTGGGAGAAGTTTCAGTTATTTCTTATTAAGTTTCCCTTACCGAAACCAAGGGCCAAGGTGAACATCTATGAACGAAGGAACCATATTAGCTATATTTTGTGAAAGATGTTGGTGAGGAGCCGTGTGCGTTAATTGCGCCCGCACGGATCTGTGAGGGGGGAGGAGCACAATCCATACAAAAGGTGAGGCTCCCTCCTACTCGACCCTTAAAGGCTTGGCGACAAGCCGAGTTTTCTAATAGAGTCGGCTGTTAAACCAGTGGACAATTTCCGCAAGTCTCGCTGCCCGCAAGCGCGGAAGTCCATTGCGGCTTAACTCATGGTTGGCATCTGGAAAACGCACAAACACTGCTTCTTTTCCATAAGATTTTAGCACAGTGAACCACTGTTCCGCTTGTTCAATCGGGCAGCGAAGGTCATCTTCCCCGTGTAAAATAAGAATTGGCGTTTCTACGTCTCGTGCGTATTTCAGCGGCGAATGGTTCCACAGTTTCACCGGGTCGTCCAGTAAGTGTTCACCGATTTCCCATTTCGTAAAATAATAACCAATATCGCTAACCCCATAAAAGCTCAACCAATTCGAAATCGAACGTTGCGTAACCGCAGCTTTAAATCGATTGGTATGGGAGACGATCCAGTTCGTCATAAAACCTCCATAGCTTCCGCCGGTAACCCCCAATCGCGTTTCATCAATGAATGAATAGCGATTAACAGTTTCATCCACTGCTGTCATAAGATCCGTGTAGTCGTTTCCGCCGTAATCCCCGCGCACTGCATCGACGAAACGTTGTCCGTACCCATGGCTCCCCCTTGGGTTTGTGTACAAGACCGCGTACCCTTCTCCGGCCAATACTTGTAATTCATGAAAAAATGAATACCCGTACATCGCGTGGGGTCCCCCGTGGACTTCGAGAATGAGGGGATATTTTTTCCCCGGATCATAGGGATAAGGATAAAGCAGCCAGCCCTCTATTTCCCAGCCATCCTTTGCGGAAAAGTGGAGGGTGTGTGGTTCTTGCAACTGAAGTGCAGAAAGGTAAGCATCATTAGCGTACGTTCGCTTCTTGACGGACTCGCCGTCCAGTGAAACGCTATAAAAGTTGCCTGGATCTGTCGGGCTGCTGATACCGGCGACGAACGTTCCGGTTTCCCGATGCAATGAAAAGGCATAGACATGCCGGTTTTCTTCAAATATTGTTTGCATCTTGCCGTTTATTGAGCTTTTAAAAATACCTGTCCGTCCCTCGCGACTGGCGGTAAATACAACGGAATCCTCATCAACCCAGAGAGGTCCCGGATTATGTTGCCCCGATTGGAAATCGCTGATCATGGCGTCGCCGATTTCGAAATCAACATCGGGTGTGAGCAGTTTTTTCTCTCCGTTGCATACATCGATGACCCAAATTTTATTTTGTGTCGCTCCGCCATGCGTGTACGTATGGCCGAAACAAGCGATTTTCGAACCGGCGGGGGACCAGGATACCCCGTGATACGAGCCGTCCGAAGATGTAATCTGTCTCGTTTCTCCACTTTTCCCGATTGGTTGTACAAAGATGT harbors:
- a CDS encoding YrhC family protein, whose protein sequence is MEPSKQDERLVMKINDYRSFSNIFLLIAAFMSIGWFIPEQAKQMGTIFGLSLWFGLIGASVFCLLLSLKWTREWENS
- a CDS encoding NUDIX hydrolase, which codes for MTRDINKVFSRLKYREPGIIGEREAQHAAVAVPIVHEKGQPSILFQIRSYQLKQQPGDISFPGGKMEADDLTSAETAARELCEETGIKRFNAAHIAPLDKWMTPYGVVIYPHVFSISETSFSPNEEVEELFTVPLHVLMTQKPETYHLSSTADIPEDFPYEKIAGGKNYQFRRTVFPEVFYEYEGKHIWGLTARILQHFLRVVES
- the ltrA gene encoding group II intron reverse transcriptase/maturase, which produces METKLARIAELAKHNPAMTFTSLAHLLNPEYLMQCHHQLPNRKAAGVKGTTKITYEQNLEENIEDLVSRMKQKSYRPSPDKRVYIPKDEKGKKRPLGIPEHEDKIVQKGMAPILNAIYENDFLDCSFGFRPQRNCHDALKVLNGYIERRYVNYIVDVDIKGFFDHVDHKWMMAFLKERIGDPSFLRIIARFLKGGYMEQAKHYKTESGTPQGNLISPILANVYLHYVLDLWFEQHVKKRIKGQAYLVRYADDFVCCFQYHEDAHAFYDALKLRLNKFNLEVAEDKTQIIPFGRFAAENHKKAGKGNPPTFDFLGFTHYCGKSKKGKFRVKRKTSKKKIASKLKQTNQWLKAHRHLAMKDIVRRLSRSLNGYYNYYCITDNVTAVVRFRDAVIQQFFKWMNRRSQRKSFGWEKFQLFLIKFPLPKPRAKVNIYERRNHISYIL
- a CDS encoding S9 family peptidase; the protein is MKKRPMEMEDLFQLVQYSDPQIDHTGGTYVFTGREINENQDYTEHLFVQNVHHGDPRQWTFGNVRDRFPRFSPDDQTIVFLSNRSGIDQLWGMSTNGGAPKQLTYLEHGAGKPHWSPDGRYLLFAASVETDRAFTEQVEKTREERQKDAKKKEPLRIERLKYKSDASGLHDQKHQQLVLFDVETKTSEQLTTNGVDHNVGGWSPDGEKIAYTANLKGDSHIGQDIFVQPIGKSGETRQITSSDGSYHGVSWSPAGSKIACFGHTYTHGGATQNKIWVIDVCNGEKKLLTPDVDFEIGDAMISDFQSGQHNPGPLWVDEDSVVFTASREGRTGIFKSSINGKMQTIFEENRHVYAFSLHRETGTFVAGISSPTDPGNFYSVSLDGESVKKRTYANDAYLSALQLQEPHTLHFSAKDGWEIEGWLLYPYPYDPGKKYPLILEVHGGPHAMYGYSFFHELQVLAGEGYAVLYTNPRGSHGYGQRFVDAVRGDYGGNDYTDLMTAVDETVNRYSFIDETRLGVTGGSYGGFMTNWIVSHTNRFKAAVTQRSISNWLSFYGVSDIGYYFTKWEIGEHLLDDPVKLWNHSPLKYARDVETPILILHGEDDLRCPIEQAEQWFTVLKSYGKEAVFVRFPDANHELSRNGLPRLRAARLAEIVHWFNSRLY